The nucleotide sequence GCTATGCCTGGTGCAGgctttgtgtgttgttgtacattGAGCAATCTGCCTCGTGTTTGCTTGCTCAGATCGCCCCACTGTAATGTTGAATCAAAAGATTCAGAGGTTCTGCAGTCCAGATGGTGTACAATATGGGGGCGGTGGCCACGCGATTTTGACTGACATTGcccttttacattttcttttctactTGGATTGTGGAATAAGGCTTCAGTAAATAATTGGAGAAGGGGATTCCCTTTAATCACTTATGTGATTAAACTGTCCTTTCctatacatgtatataaatgtCTGGTTATATGTTGGCGCTCatgccattttaaatagtctgtaactgttagatatacaCGTTTAATTTAGGCGTGGTTTGTAGTCGTACATCCGAAAGAATCTTAACTTGATGTAAGAATCTTAatctgtgtttcgatctatgatACCTTTGctctagaccagtggttcttaACCTGGGTTCGATCGAACCCCAGGGGTTCGGTGAGTCAGTCTCAGGGGTTCGGCGGAGGTCAAGACACTAGAGATGCGCGGATGAGCTAAAATGTCAACCGCAAATTATCCACCCGCCCGCACGTaaaattttctctgatatagatatccgcgcCCGACCCGGATCCGTTCatcactttaattactcagtaaattttctagcactgtctttgtctgtaaatgcttaaatctaatctttcgatttagcacacacatgatgtacaataagaggtaccagtcttatcGCTTTCATATATACAGTGCGTCACAGTAGCCTAGTTGCATATTACAAACCCAGCACTTTATTCTACCTTGTTACAaaccacttcgctaaaacgctcccacacggtacttttctttcctacctttgttttttttttaattctccctttttaaatttcactcggatctgttttgcctccTACGatggcgttttagtgccacattaaaaataaaaacaaattctcgaaatgttacgagcataaagtcaaaatgtttcgagaataattgagaatgttacgagaataaagtcgaaatgtttcgagaataaactcgtcgtaaaaCCTATTTTGCTTAcgtgaatgttgtattttaagagtttaagttatgttgaagcacgtcatctgaaccaaTGAATTAGTTCACATTAGTTCActctttagttcacatttgtacatttttataaatccttaaggATTGTGGCTTTTATAAACTTGATACAACCAGATTTTTGTACATTAGGTAATaaagcattgttttaatatttcaatgtttgtattctatttcaatatttcaatgtttgcttCAGTTTATCATATGAACTGTGGCATATCATATGCCACAACGCGTTGGGACCCTGCCTGAAGTACTTTATccaaatcctccacagccattgtttctagcaattctgtgatttttctcaaaatattacgagtttaaTCTCGTATCACTACGAGTTTGTTCtagtaacatttcgactttattctcgtaatatttcgaattcattctcgaaatcttttatttttttatttttaacgtggcactaagaCGCCGTCGtagcctccatttctgctttaagaaacaGACCGTTCTCTACCGCCGACACGCGCGCATTTCTtgtaaattactgcaaattaacGCCtgattaaatttaaaacatattcgtattttttgagaaattttgttaatattgtatatgatattatcgacccgcgacccacccgcaattaatcagaatcTATTTTTTTCTTACCCGACCCACCCGATccgcggatcatccgcagcgcccgcggatttaaccgccatccgcgcatcactacaAGGCACACACCCAACTCATATGATTCGTGATGACACGCCCCGCTTGGCCATCATTGGCTGCAGGGGATCACACAACATCGCTTGGCCTATCTGTGCTGCAGGGAATTTGGTGCGCCCAGTAGTCGATTTGTGACTGTCGTGATGATACGTCGTGTGATTTCTTTCCTAATATTTTAATCCCCTCATACTGACTATGtccagcaaaaaaagaaagtggTCAGACGAATATGTACAATATGGATTCACATGTATAACGGAACGTGATGGGAGTCAGCGTCCTAACTGCATGATTTGCAATGCCAAATTGAGCAATTCTAGTCTATCACCGGCAAAACTAAGAGAACACTTTCTTAAGCTGCATGGAGATGGAAAATACAAGAACACAATGCTCGCTGAATTCAAGGTAAAGAGAGCCAGATTCGATGAAAAGGCTACTCTGCCTGTTCTCGGCTTTGTGCCCATCAACAAACCGATCCTCACAGCATCGTACGAAGTTGCTTACCTGATCGCAAAGCAGGGCAATCCACACACCATTGGTGAAACACTCATAAAACCAGCTGTGTTGAAGATGGCGAATATCATGCTGGGAAAAGCGGCTGAAGTTAAGTTATCCCAAATTCCTCTTTCAAATGACACCATCAGCGACAGAATAGAGGACATGAGCAAAGACATCTTGGCTCAAGTAGTTGCAGATCTTATTTCAAGCCCGGCAAAATTCAGCCTTCAACTCGACGAGACCACAGACGTTTCCAATCTAAGCCAGCTTGCTGTATTCGTGCGCTATGTGAAAGACGACGTGATAAAggaagattttttattttgtaagccTCTTACAACAACAACTAAGGCGGTCGATGTGAAGAAACTTGTTGATGACTTCTTCAAAGACAACAATCTTTCGTGGGATATGGTTTCTGCAGTTTGTTCGGACGGAGCTCCAGTCATGCTGGGAAGAAAGTCTGGTTTTGGTGCGCTAGTGAAAGCCGATGCGCCACACATCATTGTTACGCATTGTATTCTACACAGGCATGCGTTGGCAACAAAAACCTTGCCTCCAAAACTGGCAGAAGTATTAAAAATTGTAGTGGAATGCGTGAACTATGTGTGAAATAGTGCTCTGAGGCACCGCATCTTCAGTGAGCTGTGTAAAGAAATGGGCTCTGAATTCGAGGTACTTCTGTACCATTCTAACGTTCGGTGGTTATCCCGGGGACAGGTGTTGAATCGTGTTTTTGCCGTGCGTGTGGAATTAGCCCAGTTTTTGCAAGAGCACCAACATTGTCATGCAGATTGCTTCAAAAATTCTGAGTTCATTCTCATTTTAGCGTACATGGCTGATATCTTCGCAGCTCTCAATCAACAGATGCAGGGCGGTGGAGTCAACATCATCGAAGCGGAAGAAAACCTGAAGGCTTTTCAAAAAAAGCTACCGTTATGGAAACGACGAACAGAGAGCGATAACTTCGCAAACTTTCCCCTGCTAGACGACTGTGTAAGTAAGATCGAAGATGTATCTGGAATCGGAGACATTTCTTTACCCGCGGAACTGAAGCAAGCAATTGCCACGCACTTAGATGAGCTTGCAAAGTCTCTCGACGGATACTTCCCTACAAGAGAGTCATATCCAGCATGGGTGAGACAGCCGTTCACGTTTTGTGTTGACACAACAGATGTCAATGATGAATACCTCGATGAAATCATTGAAATTCAGCAGAGCCAGGTTCAACAGCAACTCTTCAGAACAACAACGCTCTCAACGTTTTGGTGTCAACAGATGGTAACGTACCCTGTTATTGCTAAGAAAGCTCTGGAGATTTTCATACCGTTTGTTACAACATATCTTTGCGAGCAATCTTTTTCGAGGATGCTGGACATAAAAACGAAGAAAAGGAACAGACTTTGTTGcgaaaatgacatgagagtggcACTTGCCAAGGTGAAGCCGCGCATTTCTGAACTGGTGTCTGAAAGGCAACAGCAGAAGTCACACTGATTTGCAGTATATATTCATTATctcaagttttgttttgttctttgaaTACAGTGATGTTGATGCACGGTTCATTTTGTGCACCAGTAAAATATATACCTATGTtttgaatttgaaaaaaaatcatattttatttttccaattAAGAAGGGTTCGGTGAATGCGCATATGAAACTGGTGGGGTTCAGTACCTCCAACAAGGttaagaaccactgctctagacCCTGTTTGGTAAAGTAACGTTACTTATGGCCATGAGATAACATAAAGTTTATAATAGCATTAATGCATTCGCTGGACGAATGCATACAAATATTGTTATACTTGATATTACCAATCAGACACcgtaaaatatgtatatttaataacgattattatacttattttcctTTGAGTTAAACTAATTCCTTAActgaaattgatgttttaaataactaatttcatggatgtgatcttgaaagatctggtggagaatcatatttggtgggctaaactcatccttattttaacatatcACTTGATAgcaatatatttaacaaatttaaACTATTTCAAAACAATTCACATGGTCAAAGCAAAGATTTAGGTTTTATTGAAAGTCACTGAAAACCGCACGTTACAGTTGTAAacattttggtattattttttaacaagtaaatacaaacatatgGCAATATATCAGGAATATGATAAAGTAAcgtcatattttcatttaaaagtaaCTACAATAACTACAACCAAAAACAGCAGGAAATATGTTTAGAGGTAGACCTTTgcttaatagaaaaaaaatcacttacacaacacaagaaaaaagtTTATCAATTTCCACATTAATGTAAGGTCTAAAGAGTtggttttgaaaaaataaaatgacagattacaaatcaaaatattaaacatggaGCATTAAAATAGGGAGCAACAAGGCCCTTGAAGTAAAAGgcacatttgatttaatatttctcAATGCATTAGATTTTTCAGTTGTTTTACAATTTTAGGGCAGAAAAAGATATCAACTTAGTATATGAATTTGTAGATTCAGTCTTTTTACAGGGGGGGTTTAACATCAGTATGTTTCCTCTCGCAAAATTcagtcaaaaaacattttataaatattacgaattttacacttttaataaATAGTTGTTAATATTGTAGGGAATATAAATTAAGAGAACAACTCTTGCCATGTATCAAGTCATGTCTTCAGGATATGACCTCCTGATGACACTGCTTATCTGATGTTAAATCACCAGTGCCTGGAATTCTCATTCCATTCCAAGAAGACACACACCAACAGCGCGTATTCTTACCAATGAGAGATGTCTCACactgaaaacagaaaacatgttcaAATTTAGTACACGTGAAGGTGTCAGTGCtcagaaaaacatgaaagtaCAATACATCATTGCATGTTGTCAAGCCTCTTTAGCATACATTAATGCAACAGACATGCAGATTTTGCAAATCAATTGTCTTTCTAACATAGAATATAGAAATAAGAATTATCAAAAAATAGAGAAAGGAAAATTATATAAGATACAGGAAGAAGACACAAGTATGGGATACTGATACTTGATATTTTGTAAAGTGGTCAACACTTCATAGATgtacaaattaaaacaattgaacAATATGTTGATGTAATGTTGCATTTGGAAAAAAGTCACAATCATGGTCATCAGGGTCTCTGGAGAACAATTGCTTAGAAAATGGATCAAATTCACCCTCAAAATTATAAACAACACAGATCAGACAtagacagaaataaagtgacacacttccaaaaatgcaaaaaacccACAATGAAAAATGATCATGCTCAAAGgcgtagagagagagagagagagagagagagagagagagagaaagagagaacagACGCACAGTTCTCTTACAGTGAGGAACCGATGTTTGATTAAATTTGTAGGATTAGATGAAAATcagataaataaattataagCTCTAAAGACTGCAATGTTTCTCTTTGTAACATATTTTTCAGGTTTGATTCTAAACATAATGTAACATTATtgaaaaactgttatttaaaaacttaactttgacaaaaaataataaaatgaatccAACTAAAGAAAAACTTGTGAAAGATATCTTCCAGTTGGTCTAATACCATGGCAACGCAAATAGTGGAGCTCTGCACTAATTTACTGGTAAAAgtgataattttttttcttttagatatGCATTTTCCCAAAGATGGGCAAAACCCTTACACTATACCCTATCAAAATAGCCATGTtatcaattaaaatgaaaatttgaattttagttaaaaagctgaaaaaaaatgtttatttatatacattttgaatatatcataaatccttcaaaaactacacaaagatggagtaaaaacattaatacataGAGTAAAATTacatatgttaaaaatataatttcgcTGCCAGGGATCTCTAGAAACCCCAAAGATCATGAGTGTACAGTCCAAACGAAGAGCATATAAGGGTTAAAGGGTATGGATAGATAAGACAGGTCACCTGTTTGGCTATGTAGAATCCATGCTTGTCACAGTTGGGAAGATAGAAAGTTGTAAACCTCTCGCCTAACATCTGTTGTGATTCAGCAATAATGTCCAGAGCCGCATGCAGTTCAGTGTGACAGGGGCCCTAGTTGGAATGAAGGAAGGAATACAAGAAAGGAAACCAGAGAAAGCATGAAGAATATGATGTTAAACATTGGATGATAGAATTGTTTAATTGGGTTGACTATTTAAGTTCTGCTTTAGTACCTTCACCCATAAATCCCTAACCCAGCAATATAACAATGGTTTTGAGTGACAGTACCTCCTTAAGCAGCTTCCTGCGGATTGCATTCACTTTAGCTTTTATGCTCTCCAGTGCTTGTGCACCATCCTCTGCGTCAAGTGGCTTGTTGAGTCCCAGCAGGTACTGCAATGAGCTCTGGTCAGTGATATCTGTTTCTTCTAAAAAGGGACATAGATAAATCATTGTTGGATAGGCTTAATTTGGTTggaaagaaattaaatgacCTCTAAGAAGTATGTTGTAGTACatacaacttttttttatttaactcagacaaaacagaagtgttacttattggaccgaaaaccgccatCCGTAAAATACAAGAATACTGTTTAACTATTGAGTGATGTTCCATAAAAATCTCATTGTCAGGAAAGAATCTTGgcattttattcaataattATCTATCATTTGAATGCCATGTTGCCAACACCTTTAAAACcgtgtttttctattttaagaatatatctaaactacatATGCCGTCACTATCAGATGCAGAGAAGCTAATTCATACATTCATGACGATAAGACTGGATTATTGTAACGCACTTTTAGGTGGCTGCCCTGCTGTGGGCATATTACAAAATATCCAGCTGGTTCAAAACGCAGCAGCTCGAGTTGGCCCAGACTTGGTGGTAGAGCTGAAAGAGGTAGAATCGACGACCTGCCAAATCCTCACTACAAAAATGTCAactgctattagattattaatttCAATACAAACTTATTATCTTcctttttacaatgtttattttctcttgATTTGGCCTAGTTGTGTGAGCACTGTCGAGGTTGTAGAGATGCTCCAgtttttgccagaggggaactggttCCCCTGGTTGGACCTGGGTtctcccaagttttttttttctccattggagttttgggtcCTCACCACCATCTGCACACTGACATCAGCTTtagaatttaatttttaatttatttattaatatagctttaaaatgtaaaattctgcttaattttttaatttctcttatttatttatcatcacGTATCGGAATTTATAGTCCGCATAATATTTGACATGTGTTTCTTTCCTTCATCATAAATGTGTGGTCCTCTGAGATAATCACGCTGTGTGTGTGATCGTGCATACGCCTGTGTCTGCGTGCTTATATGTGTCATTGCATGtgtcagctttcctgtagctcaatggtaagACCATttcattaacaacgcaaggttcagggttcgatcccagggaattgcacatacctatgaataaatgtataggataaaacaatgtagaaaaagcgtctgccaaatgcataaatgtgtatattgtgctctgtgtgtgtgtgtgtgtgtgtgtgtgtggggttgTCTTTTATGCATGTGGGTGTGTATGaacctgtttgtgtgtctgcattctgtgtgttcccttttttgtttttacctaTATAGCTTTAATGTTTGGCTTAAAGTCAATATTTTTCTTGCACAgatgctttgtaacaatgaaaattgtaaattgTGCTTTAtgaataaagttgacttgacacagtttaatacaaacattttacagttaATTAATCTAGATAcaatcaaaaaaaagttttgctgcttgttcaatttacttaacttgctgaagttaaatcaacacaacttttgaaaaatgtggccacaacatgattttttgtgtttagtcATAAAACTGAAcccattcatgttgggacaacatgaAGGAGTTGTTTTGtcttaacaattttttttataattgggcttatatttcccagcatgctttacATATAGCTGCATTTTgtgagttattttcttaaataaatgttattttatgcattccTCAGTGAAAAGAAACACTTGtaagttatattttttaattttgtgtttaccattgttcagaaaagcATTAAGTTTGGTTAGGTTGTGGGCGGTTACAATCCTTTGTTTGCTATTCTGTTTGAGTTCTATTGATTCAATATCTCCTTATTGAAGTTAAAGGAATAATGTctaattaatttaaaaactgtataatataaaaaaatgtagaacatacaacaagattataattaattgtttcaaacaaattatattttgttggtGAAATGTAATCCAATTTCGGGGAAAAGTtttccttaatttaattaaattcgttcaaaaacttttttttgagagTTAAACCTCTATGTATATGCAGACACTTTTCAGATATTTACTTATCTGCTGGTGCTGTGGAAAGACGTACCTTGGGCCTCATCATATTCAGTGCATACCGCTTGGCCACGGGTCAGTGCTTGGAGTGGCCGTGGGTCACCTGACCTTGGGGTACAACGCAATCCAGAACCGCAACGAGCTGTGTAGACTCCACAAGAATCCCCTTTCCTCAGAGCACAGGTGAAGCAGCATCCACAGCCCGGTTCTCTCAGGACCTCCACACAGTCCAAGGATACAGCAGGACAGGCACCAAGCTGCTCCGGGGAGCACAGAACACAGCGGATGGGTTCAGGCCCAACCACAGGTGAATGCTCTGCTGGCTGGAGAATgctaacaaacaacaaaaacaaacacaatcttttcatagtaaataaaaacttttaaacagatgCTGTTTAACGTTGAACTGAAAGTCTGGTCTTGTGTTTATGAGATCTGGTTCTTTGTAGATGTGCGCTGCACGTATGCATTTATGCTTGACAAGTTAATCATTGACATGCTGGTCATGTGTATGAATTCATCTGTTTTTACTCAGATTACGTACACTTGATGTCAATATTTACTCTAGAACAGAGAGTGCTACTATGActctttagtttattttgtaatattgtttttaatatacagtatctttTTGATTATGTGGAACATCACATTGGAAGGAACTTGAAAATATTGTCAACTCTGTTAAATAAGGAACCCACAGTACTTTGGTATAAGCATGAGCCAATGTTTTTGAGTTGGGTCATAAAAACAAGGTCATTTGGCTGTCGCATAACTGGATGGTTTGTATTGATTTGTTGCGTGGTCATTAAGAGTTTCCTGGTGTAGTATTAGTCACACTAATCGACAGCAAACTTTGGACATTTCAGGAGcaatgtttaaataacaattcAAGTGAGGTCAACAAATAGTTCAAGCTTACTTGCcatacatttgaaaatgttcttACATTTCACTATTGctttagcaaaaataaaaaaaaggtaaatcTGATATTTTAATAGACATAATCTGTTTTTGTGAGTACTGTTCAATGACAAGCAgatttagtctttttttttaattccaaaCAATGGGCACATACTATATTTTTTTcccacttaaagggatagtgaaCCAAAAAATACAAAGTGTGCCATCGTTTATTCATTCATCAAATctttatatgactctttcttctgtgaaacacaaaagaagatatttgaaaaatgtctcaatggttttgtgtccatgcaatcaAAGTAAATGTTGTTCAATGTTTGGTTAatcaatgttcttcaaatgtgttctgtagaagaaggTAATCATTGTCATGAATCTGGTTTATGGACTTCCATCTGCTCTTCCAGATATTTCTTCCATTTCATTGACCTTCACATCACCATGGACTGCATTTCCCATCATCCATTGCACTGACTACACACAGCTGTCACCAATCACACTATCACCTGATAGCAATTACACCCAGGGCGTAGTTTATGGGGGGGATGGGGGGGAAGTAACccccccaatattcaaatccatcagttacaactactccaatatttcaacatgaaaatcacagtagatcaaatgtaaaatatgtagaattactttattttgtgacaataattttgttcccaatcaaatatgagtttgtcataataaattagacgaaaaatactccccctccattgaaccgattggtaacgcccactttcaccaaaacaacgcgagtggtgtttgaatcggagagcacacgggtaacttaacgtacgccaaaaatgaagagaagcgctgcacagcggactatatttaactgctggtcagagagggatgcaaaaaaaaataaagcatgtactgagaatgaggtatgagaatattgtgtaataatagccaagtacacaccatatatgttagctagctaatccattgaaatgtatttagctataactatcagtataagaagttaccaaagcagccatctgttttgctagttcatttttcaatagtgtctgtaattatcaatgacaaaagcattcacattgatgtttgttttcttcctaaaataatctgacttttgaacgaattggatgaatgaataatttaagtagTTCACTCATTAAAACAGTAAATCGGTGCCGCCTACTGGCGCtttcaataatttttttctttttttaatctcttctatgttagaatttatgtcagtttaacatactGTTACACGATTTAGACATggggaaggaggcgggaaccggcaaacatttaacaaagttttaatataaataataacagccggcggcccctcacggacgaccgccggcgaacaaaacataaatacaaaacacaattaacataactacaaacgtaaaacatgttcgtgcccggtcctctctcctcgacggtccggtcgctcgttccttttatatgctcccaatctccatgtgattcgagcccggtgtgcgcacagcaggcactcatttactcaccggtctcgaacaacggtctcgccctgcctactccactacacatacattctaaatcattacatcttaaagacatcttctaacaggaaacgtcctatagacgtattgcagatgagcaaacactctaaaaaatatgtcttccagatgtaaacacacacatcaaatagacgtctccgtgatgttcgtgtgctatctgggacgtTCAACCCCCCCAATGTTCATACCAAATCTACGCCCTTGATTACACCCCCCATATAACACTCAGATTCTGCACAGTGCTGAGTCCTGTTCTGCACATATCGCTCTCCTAGTGTTAGCGGCCTAATGAAGACAATTTCTAGTGTCCTTTATCTAGTCAGTCTCCCCATAGTTCATAGTTCATAGTTCATAGTTCATAGTTCATAGTTCATAGTTCATAGTTCATAGTTCATAGTTcatagtctagtctagtctagtctagtcttgTTATTTCCGGATTCCTGCATGTTTCTTTTGAATTTATGATTGTTTGCTGCCTGCCCTGACCCATGCCTGTTTTTGGATTATGAACTGGTTTGCCTATAGATACGCACATCTCACATCTTGTTCTCCTTGTTACgatcatacagatttgaaatgaaatgagattgaggaaattatgaaaaaaaatttttgggggtgaacaatacctttaaaacaatgtcattatttttatgCTATATAAAGCTGCAAAATGTTCAATCCTTCTTGCTTATGAGTACATCAATAGGAGCAAATGATTAACATTCCTCCCACAAATGTTTCGCAAAGATTGTGAAAGAAAACAATTGATTGACCTCTGCTCTGCAAATCTTTTAATATGAATAATCAGAGAAGTCAATGCAAGAATTAAAGAATTGCAAATGCAAGAGattaaaattgtttaaacaaatatttagtcGCCACCATGGAAAACATATGGCATATATGACCTCTCCTCCCTAACCACTGATGTTTCGTGTTTTTTTTACTCAACAGTGATCTCATGGGATGTGG is from Triplophysa dalaica isolate WHDGS20190420 chromosome 3, ASM1584641v1, whole genome shotgun sequence and encodes:
- the igfbp1b gene encoding insulin-like growth factor-binding protein 1b — protein: MKRLCLFLLFVSILQPAEHSPVVGPEPIRCVLCSPEQLGACPAVSLDCVEVLREPGCGCCFTCALRKGDSCGVYTARCGSGLRCTPRSGDPRPLQALTRGQAVCTEYDEAQEETDITDQSSLQYLLGLNKPLDAEDGAQALESIKAKVNAIRRKLLKEGPCHTELHAALDIIAESQQMLGERFTTFYLPNCDKHGFYIAKQCETSLIGKNTRCWCVSSWNGMRIPGTGDLTSDKQCHQEVIS